A single region of the Enterobacter cloacae complex sp. R_G8 genome encodes:
- the degP gene encoding serine endoprotease DegP yields the protein MKKTTLAMSALALSLGLALSPLTATAAETASSAATAQQMPSLAPMLEKVMPSVVSINVEGSTTVNTPRMPRNFQQFFGDNSPFCQDGSPFQSSPFCQGGGAGDDGQGGGQQQKFMALGSGVIIDAAKGYVVTNNHVVDNANSIKVQLSDGRKFDAKVVGKDPRSDIALIQIQDPKNLTAIKIADSDALRVGDYTVAIGNPFGLGETVTSGIVSALGRSGLNAENYENFIQTDAAINRGNSGGALVNLNGELIGINTAILAPDGGNIGIGFAIPSNMVKNLTAQMVQYGQVKRGELGILGTELNSELAKAMKVDAQRGAFVSQVMPNSSAAKAGIKAGDVITSLNGKPISSFAALRAEVGSMPIGSKVTLGLLRDGKAVNVSLELQQSSQNQVDSSTIFSGIEGAEMSNKGADKGVVVNNVKANSPAARIGLKKGDVIMGANQQPVKNIAELRKILDSKPSVLALNIQRGDTSIYLLMQ from the coding sequence ATGAAAAAAACCACATTAGCAATGAGTGCACTGGCTCTGAGTTTAGGTTTAGCGCTGTCTCCTCTGACTGCTACTGCAGCCGAGACCGCGTCGTCGGCAGCAACCGCGCAGCAGATGCCAAGCCTGGCACCGATGCTCGAAAAAGTGATGCCATCGGTGGTGAGTATCAACGTTGAGGGCAGCACGACCGTCAATACGCCGCGTATGCCGCGTAACTTCCAGCAGTTCTTCGGCGATAACTCGCCATTCTGCCAGGACGGTTCGCCATTCCAGAGTTCTCCGTTCTGTCAGGGCGGTGGCGCAGGGGATGACGGCCAGGGCGGCGGCCAGCAGCAGAAATTCATGGCGCTTGGCTCGGGGGTCATTATCGACGCTGCGAAAGGCTATGTCGTGACCAACAACCACGTGGTGGATAACGCCAACAGCATTAAGGTTCAACTGAGCGACGGGCGCAAATTTGACGCCAAAGTGGTGGGCAAGGACCCACGCTCTGATATCGCACTGATCCAGATTCAGGATCCTAAAAACCTGACGGCGATTAAAATTGCCGACTCCGACGCGCTGCGTGTCGGTGACTACACCGTGGCCATCGGTAACCCGTTCGGTCTGGGTGAAACCGTGACGTCGGGTATTGTCTCAGCGCTGGGCCGTAGCGGTCTGAACGCGGAGAACTATGAAAACTTCATCCAGACGGATGCGGCGATCAACCGCGGTAACTCCGGCGGTGCGCTGGTGAACCTGAACGGTGAGCTGATTGGTATTAACACTGCCATCCTGGCGCCGGACGGCGGCAACATCGGTATCGGTTTTGCTATCCCAAGTAATATGGTGAAAAACCTGACCGCACAGATGGTGCAGTATGGCCAGGTGAAACGCGGTGAGCTGGGTATTCTGGGTACGGAGCTGAACTCTGAGCTGGCGAAAGCGATGAAAGTTGACGCCCAGCGCGGCGCGTTTGTGAGCCAGGTTATGCCGAATTCCTCCGCAGCAAAAGCGGGGATTAAAGCCGGGGATGTGATCACCTCCCTGAACGGTAAACCGATCAGCAGCTTTGCCGCCCTGCGTGCCGAAGTGGGCTCAATGCCAATTGGCAGCAAAGTGACGCTCGGCCTGCTGCGTGACGGTAAGGCGGTTAACGTGAGCCTGGAGCTGCAGCAGAGCAGCCAGAATCAGGTCGATTCCAGCACCATCTTCAGCGGGATTGAAGGGGCGGAGATGAGCAACAAAGGTGCAGATAAAGGCGTGGTGGTGAATAACGTGAAAGCGAACTCACCGGCAGCCCGTATCGGCCTGAAAAAAGGTGATGTGATCATGGGGGCTAACCAGCAGCCGGTGAAAAACATCGCTGAACTGCGCAAAATTCTCGACAGCAAGCCATCCGTGCTGGCGCTGAATATTCAGCGTGGTGACACCTCTATTTATCTGCTGATGCAGTAA
- the dgt gene encoding dGTPase: MSQIDFRTKINWHRRFRSPQGEKSEHEILRIFESDRGRIINSPAIRRLQQKTQVFPLERNAAVRTRLTHSMEVQQVGRYIAKEILSRLKEQRLLETYGLDELTGPFESIVEMACLMHDIGNPPFGHFGEAAINDWFRQRLFPSDAVSQPLSDDRCVVRDLRLREGEEALNDLRRKVRQDLCHFEGNAQGIRLVHSLMRMNLTWAQVGCILKYTRPAWWMGETPASHSYLMKKPGYYLSEEAYIERLRKELSLTANGRFPLTWIMEAADDISYCVADLEDAVEKRIFSVEELYQHLYDAWGKHEKGSLFAQVVENAWEKSRANTLSRSTEDQFFMYLRVNTLNKLVPYAASRFIDNLPMIFSGEFNHALLEDDSSFSQLLELYKHVAMRHVFSHPDVEQLELQGYRVISGLLEIYRPLLQLSVDEFSELVEHERVRRIPIESRLYQKLSTRHRLAYVEAIGKLDRHAPQWPVLEYYYRCRLIQDYISGMTDLYAWDEYRKLMAVE, encoded by the coding sequence ATGTCACAGATCGATTTTCGCACCAAAATTAACTGGCACCGACGTTTCCGTTCGCCGCAGGGGGAAAAGAGCGAACATGAGATCCTGCGTATCTTCGAAAGCGATCGCGGGCGGATCATTAATTCGCCTGCCATCCGTCGTCTGCAGCAAAAGACCCAGGTGTTTCCGCTTGAGCGTAACGCTGCCGTGCGCACACGCTTAACCCACTCAATGGAAGTTCAGCAGGTGGGGCGCTACATTGCCAAAGAGATTTTAAGCCGCCTCAAAGAGCAGCGCTTGCTGGAAACCTATGGTCTGGATGAGTTGACCGGGCCCTTTGAGAGCATTGTTGAGATGGCCTGCCTGATGCATGACATCGGCAACCCGCCGTTTGGCCATTTCGGCGAGGCGGCGATCAACGACTGGTTCAGGCAGCGACTCTTCCCGTCAGATGCCGTCAGCCAGCCGCTCAGTGATGACCGCTGCGTGGTCCGGGATTTACGTCTGCGTGAAGGCGAAGAAGCGCTGAACGATCTGCGTCGTAAAGTGCGTCAGGATCTCTGTCACTTTGAAGGCAATGCACAGGGGATCCGGCTGGTGCACTCCCTGATGCGCATGAACCTGACCTGGGCACAGGTGGGATGCATCCTCAAATATACCCGTCCCGCCTGGTGGATGGGCGAAACGCCCGCTTCGCACAGTTATCTGATGAAAAAGCCGGGCTATTATCTCTCTGAAGAAGCCTATATTGAGCGGCTACGTAAAGAACTTTCATTGACTGCAAATGGCCGCTTCCCGTTAACGTGGATTATGGAAGCCGCCGATGACATCTCCTATTGTGTTGCCGACCTGGAAGACGCCGTTGAGAAAAGAATATTCAGCGTCGAGGAGTTGTATCAGCATCTTTATGATGCGTGGGGGAAACATGAAAAAGGTTCGCTGTTTGCGCAGGTCGTCGAAAATGCCTGGGAAAAATCGCGCGCAAATACATTAAGCCGCAGTACGGAAGATCAGTTCTTTATGTATTTGCGGGTCAATACATTAAATAAACTGGTGCCTTACGCCGCCTCGCGTTTTATTGACAATTTGCCGATGATTTTTAGCGGGGAATTTAATCATGCGTTGCTGGAGGATGACAGCAGCTTTAGTCAGTTGCTTGAGTTATATAAACATGTCGCAATGCGCCATGTCTTCAGCCACCCTGATGTTGAACAGTTAGAGCTGCAGGGATATCGGGTTATCAGCGGCTTACTGGAAATCTATCGACCCCTGCTGCAATTATCGGTCGATGAATTTAGCGAGCTGGTGGAACACGAGCGCGTGCGACGAATACCGATTGAGTCCCGGCTTTATCAGAAACTTTCTACCCGTCATCGTCTGGCTTATGTTGAAGCCATCGGCAAACTGGATCGCCACGCTCCTCAATGGCCGGTGCTCGAATATTATTATCGCTGTCGTCTCATCCAGGACTATATCAGCGGGATGACCGATCTGTATGCCTGGGACGAGTACCGCAAGCTGATGGCTGTGGAATAA
- the mtnN gene encoding 5'-methylthioadenosine/S-adenosylhomocysteine nucleosidase has product MKIGIIGAMEEEVTLLRDKIENRQTLSLGGCEIYTGQLNGVDVALLKSGIGKVAAALGATLLLERCKPDVIVNTGSAGGLAPTLKVGDIVVSDEARYHDADVTAFGYEYGQLPGCPAGFKADDKLVAAAEECIAELNLNAVRGLIVSGDAFINGSVGLAKIRHNFPQAIAVEMEATAIAHVCHNFNVPFVVVRAISDVADQQSHISFDEFLVVAAKQSTVMVESLVQKLARG; this is encoded by the coding sequence ATGAAAATCGGCATTATTGGTGCAATGGAAGAAGAAGTTACGCTGCTGCGTGACAAAATTGAGAACCGTCAGACACTCTCTCTGGGGGGTTGTGAGATCTATACCGGTCAACTGAACGGTGTTGACGTGGCTCTGCTGAAATCAGGCATCGGTAAAGTTGCTGCTGCGCTGGGCGCAACGCTGTTGCTTGAGCGTTGCAAGCCAGACGTGATCGTTAACACCGGCTCTGCGGGCGGTCTGGCACCGACCCTGAAAGTGGGTGATATCGTCGTCTCCGATGAAGCGCGTTACCACGATGCAGACGTTACCGCATTCGGCTACGAATACGGTCAGCTTCCGGGTTGCCCGGCCGGCTTTAAGGCCGACGATAAGCTGGTTGCGGCGGCAGAAGAGTGCATTGCTGAGCTGAACCTCAACGCCGTACGCGGCCTGATTGTGAGCGGTGATGCCTTCATCAATGGCTCCGTCGGCCTGGCAAAAATCCGTCACAACTTCCCACAGGCAATCGCCGTTGAGATGGAAGCGACCGCGATTGCTCACGTCTGTCATAACTTCAACGTCCCGTTCGTGGTGGTTCGTGCCATCTCTGACGTGGCCGATCAGCAGTCTCATATCAGCTTCGACGAATTCCTGGTTGTCGCGGCAAAACAGTCCACCGTGATGGTGGAGAGCCTTGTGCAGAAACTGGCTCGTGGCTAA
- the btuF gene encoding vitamin B12 ABC transporter substrate-binding protein BtuF: protein MAKHAVRALVALLLLAPAWLCAAPRVITLSPANTELAFAAGITPVGVSSFSDYPPQATRIEQVATWQGMNIERIVALKPDLVLAWRGGNAERQVNQLTSLGIKVMWVDAVSIEQVAQALRSLAPYSPTPAKAEDAAKQLLSDYAALKAKYDTPVKKRIFLQFGSQPLFTTGKGSIQNQVLEVCGGENIFAASRIPWPQVSREQVLARRPQAIVVVGNASEIPKIEQFWQSQLKIPVIPLTSDWFERASPRIILAAKQLCAALAESH, encoded by the coding sequence GTGGCTAAACATGCCGTCAGGGCGCTGGTCGCCCTGCTTCTGCTCGCACCGGCCTGGCTCTGCGCCGCGCCGCGTGTGATAACCCTCTCCCCCGCTAACACCGAACTGGCGTTTGCCGCCGGGATCACCCCCGTTGGCGTGAGTAGCTTTTCTGATTATCCACCCCAGGCCACGCGTATTGAACAGGTCGCGACCTGGCAAGGGATGAACATTGAACGCATCGTGGCGCTTAAGCCCGATCTCGTACTCGCCTGGCGTGGCGGTAACGCCGAGCGGCAGGTTAACCAGCTTACGTCGCTTGGGATCAAGGTCATGTGGGTGGATGCCGTGAGCATTGAGCAGGTCGCTCAGGCGTTACGATCTCTGGCTCCCTATAGTCCAACCCCGGCCAAAGCCGAGGATGCGGCAAAACAACTGCTCAGCGACTATGCGGCACTCAAAGCAAAATACGATACCCCCGTTAAAAAGCGCATCTTTTTGCAGTTTGGCAGCCAGCCGCTGTTCACCACCGGGAAAGGCTCTATTCAGAATCAGGTCCTGGAAGTCTGTGGCGGAGAAAATATCTTTGCGGCCAGCCGGATACCGTGGCCGCAGGTCAGCCGGGAACAGGTTCTGGCTCGCAGACCGCAGGCTATCGTTGTGGTCGGAAATGCGAGCGAGATTCCTAAAATTGAACAATTCTGGCAAAGCCAGCTAAAAATTCCGGTGATCCCCCTCACCAGCGACTGGTTTGAACGCGCCAGCCCGCGTATTATCCTCGCCGCAAAACAACTCTGTGCCGCACTGGCCGAGAGTCATTAA
- a CDS encoding TRIC cation channel family protein encodes MLVYWLDILGTAVFAISGVLLAGKLRMDPFGVLVLGVVTAVGGGTIRDMALDNGPVFWVKDPTDLVVAMVTCLLTIVLVRQPRRLPKWILPVLDAVGLAVFVGIGVNKAFNAGTGPMVAICMGVLTGVGGGIIRDILAREVPMILRTEIYATACIIGGIVHATAYYTFAIPLENSAMLGMVVTLAIRLAAIRWHLKLPTFALDENGR; translated from the coding sequence ATGCTCGTTTATTGGCTGGATATTCTTGGCACAGCCGTTTTTGCTATCTCCGGCGTTTTACTCGCCGGAAAACTGCGCATGGATCCGTTTGGCGTGCTGGTGCTTGGCGTGGTAACTGCCGTTGGTGGTGGAACGATCCGTGATATGGCGCTGGATAATGGCCCGGTGTTTTGGGTGAAAGATCCTACCGATCTGGTGGTGGCGATGGTCACCTGCCTGTTAACCATCGTGCTGGTTCGCCAGCCCCGCCGCTTACCAAAATGGATCCTCCCGGTGCTGGATGCCGTCGGTCTGGCTGTGTTTGTCGGCATTGGGGTGAATAAAGCCTTTAATGCGGGGACAGGGCCCATGGTTGCCATCTGCATGGGCGTGCTGACTGGCGTAGGCGGCGGGATTATTCGCGATATTCTGGCACGAGAAGTGCCGATGATCCTGCGTACCGAAATCTATGCTACGGCCTGCATTATTGGCGGGATTGTACATGCCACGGCGTACTATACCTTTGCGATACCGCTGGAAAATTCAGCCATGCTGGGAATGGTGGTGACGCTGGCGATACGTCTGGCGGCGATACGCTGGCATCTTAAATTGCCGACGTTCGCATTGGATGAGAATGGAAGATAA
- the erpA gene encoding iron-sulfur cluster insertion protein ErpA: MSDDVALPLEFTEAAANKVKTLIADEDNPDLKLRVYITGGGCSGFQYGFTFDDQVNDGDMTIEKQGVALVVDPMSLQYLVGGSVDYTEGLEGSRFVVTNPNATSTCGCGSSFSI; encoded by the coding sequence ATGAGTGATGACGTAGCGTTGCCGCTGGAGTTTACCGAAGCAGCAGCCAACAAAGTGAAAACCCTGATTGCCGACGAAGACAATCCGGATCTGAAACTGCGTGTCTATATTACCGGTGGCGGCTGCAGCGGCTTCCAGTATGGTTTTACCTTTGACGACCAGGTTAACGACGGCGATATGACTATCGAGAAACAGGGCGTCGCGCTGGTGGTTGATCCGATGAGCCTGCAATATCTGGTGGGCGGTTCGGTGGATTACACCGAAGGTCTGGAAGGTTCGCGCTTTGTGGTGACTAACCCAAATGCCACCAGCACCTGCGGGTGTGGGTCTTCGTTCAGTATTTAA
- the clcA gene encoding H(+)/Cl(-) exchange transporter ClcA yields the protein MKADSPSFEEQQFRRAQHRISIRRLLNRDKTPLAILLAAAVVGTLAGLAGVAFEKAVNAVLNWRIGTVAGFADKGGLVWFWAFGLSALFAIVGYFLVRKFAPEAGGSGIPEIEGALEELRPVRWWRVIPVKFIGGMGTLGAGMVLGREGPTVQLGGNVGRMVGDLFRMRSAEARHTLLATGAAAGLSAAFNAPLAGILFIIEEMRAQFRYNLISIKAVFTGVIMSSIVFRIFNGESPVIEVGKLTNAPVNTLWLYLILGMIFGVVGPLFNTFILRAQDMFQRIHGGNTTKWVLMGGVLGGLCGVLGFIEPNAAGGGFGLIPIAAAGNFSVGLLLFMFISRVITTVLCFSSGAPGGIFAPMLALGTLLGTAFGMAAAAGFPAYHLEAGTFAVAGMGALLAASLRAPLTGIVLVLEMTDNYQLILPMIITCLGATLLAQFLGGKPLYSTILARTLAKQEAERAAMQNT from the coding sequence ATGAAAGCAGACTCACCTTCTTTTGAAGAACAACAGTTCCGACGCGCGCAACACCGGATCAGCATCCGGCGCTTGCTCAATCGCGATAAGACACCGCTGGCAATTTTACTGGCCGCCGCTGTAGTAGGGACGCTCGCCGGGCTGGCGGGGGTTGCCTTTGAAAAGGCGGTCAATGCGGTACTGAACTGGCGTATTGGTACGGTGGCCGGTTTCGCCGACAAAGGAGGGCTGGTCTGGTTCTGGGCGTTCGGGTTGTCCGCACTATTTGCCATAGTGGGCTACTTTCTGGTGCGTAAATTTGCGCCGGAAGCGGGCGGTTCCGGGATCCCTGAAATTGAAGGCGCACTGGAAGAGCTGCGTCCGGTGCGCTGGTGGCGCGTCATCCCGGTGAAGTTTATCGGCGGCATGGGAACCCTTGGTGCGGGTATGGTGCTGGGTCGAGAGGGGCCCACCGTGCAGTTGGGTGGGAACGTCGGGCGCATGGTGGGGGATCTGTTCAGGATGCGCAGCGCGGAAGCGCGCCATACGCTGCTGGCCACAGGCGCCGCAGCGGGGCTTTCGGCGGCGTTTAACGCACCGCTGGCGGGGATCCTGTTTATCATCGAAGAGATGCGCGCCCAGTTCCGCTATAACCTTATCTCGATCAAAGCGGTCTTTACCGGTGTGATCATGTCGAGCATTGTGTTTCGCATTTTCAATGGCGAAAGCCCGGTGATCGAAGTGGGGAAACTGACCAATGCGCCGGTGAACACGCTGTGGCTGTACCTGATCCTGGGCATGATATTCGGTGTTGTCGGCCCGCTGTTTAACACCTTTATCCTGCGTGCGCAGGATATGTTCCAGCGCATCCATGGCGGGAATACCACGAAATGGGTGTTGATGGGCGGCGTGCTGGGTGGCCTGTGTGGCGTGCTGGGGTTCATTGAGCCGAACGCCGCGGGCGGCGGGTTCGGGCTGATCCCGATTGCGGCCGCAGGCAACTTCAGCGTGGGTCTGCTTCTGTTTATGTTTATTTCTCGCGTCATCACGACGGTGCTCTGTTTTTCCTCCGGTGCGCCGGGTGGTATTTTTGCCCCGATGCTGGCGCTGGGGACGTTGCTTGGCACAGCCTTTGGCATGGCGGCTGCGGCCGGTTTTCCGGCATATCATCTGGAGGCCGGTACGTTTGCCGTTGCCGGAATGGGGGCGCTGCTGGCGGCCTCCCTGCGCGCGCCGCTGACCGGCATCGTGCTGGTGCTGGAGATGACAGACAATTACCAGCTCATTTTGCCAATGATCATTACCTGTCTCGGCGCGACACTATTAGCCCAATTCCTGGGTGGAAAACCGCTATACTCCACCATTCTTGCTCGCACCCTGGCGAAGCAAGAGGCAGAACGGGCCGCAATGCAGAATACTTGA
- the hemL gene encoding glutamate-1-semialdehyde 2,1-aminomutase, which translates to MSKSENLYSAARELIPGGVNSPVRAFTGVGGTPLFIERADGAYLFDVDGKAYIDYVGSWGPMVLGHNHPAIRNAVIEAAQRGLSFGAPTEMEVKMAELVTELVPTMDMVRMVNSGTEATMSAIRLARGFTGRDKIIKFEGCYHGHADCLLVKAGSGALTLGQPNSPGVPADFAKHTLTCTYNDLNTVRAAFEQYPQEIACIIVEPVAGNMNCIPPQPEFLPGLRALCDEFGALLIIDEVMTGFRVALAGAQSYYGVEPDLTCLGKIIGGGMPVGAFGGRKDVMEALAPTGPVYQAGTLSGNPIAMAAGFACLTEVSQPGIHETLTDRTTQLANGLLEAAEEAGIPLVVNHVGGMFGIFFTEAQTVTSYQDVVKCDVDRFKRFFHLMLEEGVYLAPSAFEAGFMSVAHSEEDINNTIDAARKVFAKL; encoded by the coding sequence ATGAGCAAGTCTGAAAACCTCTACAGTGCAGCCCGCGAGCTTATCCCAGGTGGCGTAAACTCGCCTGTTCGCGCCTTTACAGGCGTAGGCGGAACGCCGCTGTTTATTGAACGTGCTGATGGCGCGTACCTGTTTGATGTCGACGGCAAGGCCTATATCGATTACGTCGGCTCCTGGGGCCCGATGGTGCTGGGTCACAACCACCCCGCCATCCGTAATGCAGTGATTGAAGCGGCCCAGCGCGGCCTGAGCTTTGGCGCGCCTACCGAGATGGAAGTCAAAATGGCGGAGCTGGTGACCGAGCTGGTGCCAACCATGGATATGGTGCGTATGGTGAACTCCGGTACCGAAGCCACCATGAGCGCTATCCGTCTGGCGCGCGGCTTTACCGGTCGCGACAAAATCATCAAGTTTGAAGGCTGCTACCACGGCCATGCGGACTGCCTGCTGGTGAAAGCGGGCTCCGGCGCACTGACCCTTGGCCAGCCAAACTCCCCGGGCGTACCGGCTGATTTCGCGAAACACACCCTGACCTGCACTTATAACGATCTGAACACCGTTCGTGCGGCATTCGAGCAGTATCCACAGGAGATCGCCTGCATCATCGTTGAACCGGTTGCGGGCAACATGAACTGCATTCCACCGCAGCCAGAGTTCCTGCCGGGCCTGCGCGCCCTGTGCGATGAGTTTGGCGCGCTGCTGATTATCGACGAAGTGATGACCGGTTTCCGCGTCGCGCTGGCGGGTGCCCAGTCTTATTACGGCGTTGAGCCCGATCTGACCTGTCTCGGCAAAATCATCGGCGGCGGTATGCCGGTGGGCGCATTCGGGGGGCGCAAGGATGTGATGGAAGCCCTGGCACCAACAGGGCCGGTTTACCAGGCGGGTACGCTCTCCGGTAACCCGATTGCCATGGCGGCGGGCTTCGCCTGCCTGACAGAAGTCTCCCAGCCGGGCATCCATGAAACCCTGACTGATCGCACGACGCAGCTGGCAAATGGTCTGCTGGAAGCGGCTGAAGAGGCGGGTATTCCGCTGGTGGTGAACCACGTGGGCGGGATGTTCGGGATCTTCTTCACGGAAGCCCAAACCGTGACAAGCTATCAGGACGTGGTGAAGTGCGACGTTGACCGCTTCAAGCGTTTCTTCCACCTGATGCTGGAAGAAGGCGTCTACCTGGCGCCGTCAGCATTTGAAGCCGGCTTTATGTCCGTGGCGCACAGCGAAGAGGATATCAATAACACCATCGACGCGGCGCGTAAGGTGTTTGCGAAGTTGTAA
- the fhuB gene encoding Fe(3+)-hydroxamate ABC transporter permease FhuB codes for MSTRIARFPALLLALIFLTALALTWFNLSTALPRGQWGAALATPDIDNIQQMLFHYSLLPRLAISLLVGGGLGLVGVLFQQVLRNPLAEPTTLGVATGAQLGITVTTLWALPGALTSQFAALAGACVVGALVFGVAWGKRLSPVTLILAGLVVSLYCGAINQLLVLFHHDQLQSMFLWSTGTLTQTDWSIVQRLWPQLVGGAMLTLLLLRPLTLMGLDDGVARNLGLALSLARLAALTLAIVLSALLVNAVGIIGFIGLFAPLLAKMLGARRLLARLLLAPLIGALILWLSDQIILWLARVWMEVSTGSVTALVGAPLLLWLLPRLRSMSAPAMDAGDKVYAERQSVLWFSLAGLAVLIIVSFVALAFGRDAVGWHWATGDLLQELLQWRWPRILSALIAGVMLAVAGCIIQRLTGNPMASPEVLGISSGAAFGVVLMLFLVPGNAFGWLMPAGSIGAAVTLMIILIASGRGGFSPHRMLLAGMALSTAFTMLLMMLQASGDPRMAKILTWISGSTYNATGSQVVHSGIVMIVLLAIVPLCRRWMTILPLGGETARAVGMALTPTRVALLLLAACLTATATMTIGPLSFVGLMAPHIARMMGFRRTMPHIVMSALTGGVMLVVADWCGRMVLFPYQIPAGLLSTFIGAPYFIYLLRKQSR; via the coding sequence ATGAGTACGCGTATTGCCCGTTTCCCGGCGCTGTTGTTGGCTCTGATTTTCCTGACCGCGCTGGCGTTGACCTGGTTTAACCTCTCGACCGCCTTACCGCGGGGGCAGTGGGGCGCGGCCCTGGCTACGCCGGATATCGATAATATTCAGCAAATGCTGTTCCACTACAGCCTGCTGCCGCGTCTGGCGATTTCGCTGCTGGTCGGGGGGGGGCTAGGGCTGGTGGGCGTCCTGTTCCAGCAGGTTTTGCGTAACCCGCTGGCCGAGCCTACAACGCTTGGCGTCGCGACCGGTGCCCAGCTTGGGATCACGGTGACCACGCTGTGGGCACTGCCTGGCGCGTTAACCTCGCAGTTTGCCGCGCTTGCGGGCGCGTGCGTGGTCGGCGCGCTGGTCTTCGGCGTGGCCTGGGGGAAACGTCTCTCGCCCGTGACGCTGATCCTCGCAGGGCTGGTCGTCAGCCTGTACTGCGGGGCAATCAACCAGCTGCTGGTGCTGTTCCATCACGATCAGCTGCAAAGCATGTTCCTGTGGAGTACCGGTACGCTGACCCAGACGGACTGGAGCATTGTGCAGCGCCTGTGGCCGCAGCTCGTTGGCGGCGCCATGTTGACGCTGCTGCTGTTACGTCCGCTGACGCTGATGGGGCTGGATGACGGCGTAGCCCGCAATCTGGGGCTGGCGCTCTCCCTGGCGCGTCTGGCGGCGCTGACGCTGGCGATTGTCCTCAGCGCATTGCTGGTTAATGCGGTTGGGATTATCGGCTTTATCGGACTGTTTGCCCCGCTGCTGGCAAAAATGCTCGGGGCGCGTCGCCTGCTGGCGCGACTGCTGCTGGCCCCGCTGATTGGTGCGCTGATCCTCTGGCTTTCCGATCAAATCATTCTCTGGCTGGCGCGTGTCTGGATGGAAGTCTCTACCGGGTCGGTAACGGCACTGGTTGGCGCGCCGCTGTTGCTGTGGCTGTTGCCACGCCTGCGCAGTATGAGTGCTCCCGCGATGGACGCGGGGGATAAAGTTTATGCTGAGCGTCAGTCGGTGCTGTGGTTCAGCCTGGCCGGTCTGGCGGTGTTGATCATCGTCTCGTTTGTCGCGCTTGCTTTCGGGCGCGATGCGGTGGGCTGGCACTGGGCAACGGGCGATTTGCTCCAGGAACTGCTGCAGTGGCGCTGGCCGCGTATCCTCTCGGCGTTGATTGCCGGGGTAATGCTGGCGGTCGCGGGCTGTATTATCCAGCGCCTGACCGGCAACCCGATGGCCAGCCCGGAAGTGCTGGGTATCAGTTCGGGAGCCGCGTTTGGCGTGGTGCTGATGCTGTTCCTGGTGCCGGGAAATGCCTTTGGCTGGCTGATGCCTGCCGGGAGCATCGGGGCGGCAGTGACGCTGATGATCATCCTGATTGCCTCCGGGCGCGGCGGGTTTTCGCCTCACCGGATGCTGCTGGCCGGGATGGCGCTCAGCACCGCCTTTACCATGCTGCTGATGATGCTGCAGGCGAGCGGCGATCCGCGGATGGCGAAGATCCTGACCTGGATCTCCGGCTCAACGTACAACGCCACTGGCAGTCAGGTGGTGCATTCCGGGATCGTGATGATCGTGCTGCTGGCGATTGTGCCCCTGTGCCGCCGCTGGATGACGATCCTGCCGCTGGGGGGCGAAACCGCACGTGCGGTCGGCATGGCGTTAACGCCAACGCGCGTCGCGCTGTTACTGCTGGCGGCGTGCCTGACGGCCACAGCCACCATGACCATTGGCCCACTGAGTTTTGTCGGGTTGATGGCGCCGCATATCGCCAGAATGATGGGATTCCGCAGGACGATGCCGCATATCGTGATGTCTGCCCTGACGGGCGGGGTAATGCTGGTAGTGGCGGACTGGTGCGGAAGAATGGTGCTGTTCCCGTATCAGATCCCGGCAGGTCTGCTATCGACCTTTATCGGCGCGCCGTATTTTATTTATCTGTTGAGAAAGCAGAGTCGGTAA